A stretch of the Pseudalkalibacillus hwajinpoensis genome encodes the following:
- a CDS encoding VOC family protein, producing the protein MIRVGSIFIPVTDLEKSVKWYEKHLGIHKIQEWGGGLAEGVGFYFPNDSTQLALVQVENVQPTEFHVKAERRNSYFNFLVDDIEAFYEQLNKSGVKTNELEQFGGMTCFDFFDLDDNPFSVVSEVVDSPFHADQVKKMQGIKR; encoded by the coding sequence ATGATTCGAGTTGGCAGTATTTTTATACCCGTAACGGATCTTGAAAAATCAGTAAAATGGTATGAAAAGCATCTAGGTATTCATAAAATTCAAGAGTGGGGAGGAGGATTGGCTGAAGGTGTCGGCTTCTATTTTCCAAATGATTCGACTCAGCTTGCGTTAGTACAAGTGGAGAACGTTCAGCCAACTGAATTTCATGTCAAAGCAGAACGTCGGAATAGCTATTTCAATTTTCTTGTTGATGATATTGAAGCTTTTTATGAGCAGCTCAATAAGAGCGGTGTTAAAACGAATGAGCTAGAACAATTTGGAGGCATGACATGTTTTGATTTCTTTGACCTCGATGATAATCCTTTTAGCGTGGTTAGTGAAGTGGTAGATTCTCCGTTTCATGCTGATCAAGTCAAAAAAATGCAGGGTATAAAACGATGA
- a CDS encoding AAA family ATPase, whose amino-acid sequence MKELGTLYFFCGKMGAGKTTKSKQLALDKHAVLLSEDEWLSSLYPNQIVSFEDYLKFSALLKPLVKKHVQNILSVGSDVVMDFPANTQKQRKWFLDLASEVQASHQLIFLNVNNEQCLSQIAQRRNEEPERAAFDTEEGFIHVTKFFEAPEASEGLNILEFSGKEY is encoded by the coding sequence ATGAAAGAATTAGGGACGCTATACTTTTTCTGTGGAAAAATGGGCGCAGGAAAAACAACTAAATCAAAACAATTGGCGCTCGATAAACATGCGGTACTATTGTCTGAAGATGAATGGCTTTCATCTCTTTATCCCAATCAGATTGTATCGTTTGAGGACTATCTAAAATTCTCGGCATTACTCAAGCCGTTGGTGAAAAAGCATGTCCAAAACATATTAAGTGTTGGTTCAGATGTGGTGATGGATTTTCCAGCAAACACTCAGAAACAGCGGAAGTGGTTTTTAGATTTGGCGTCAGAGGTACAGGCAAGTCATCAACTAATTTTCCTTAATGTAAATAACGAACAATGCTTAAGTCAAATTGCACAAAGGCGTAACGAAGAGCCCGAAAGAGCAGCTTTTGATACAGAAGAAGGGTTTATCCATGTTACTAAATTTTTTGAAGCGCCAGAAGCAAGTGAGGGTTTGAATATCTTAGAATTTAGTGGAAAAGAATATTAA
- a CDS encoding DUF4825 domain-containing protein: MYFKQTKWLSIILVMLLVTGCSSGNASSDEQSVKTIGGIDQVELLKFSGTYVGDNSAVLAILAQLPGSGTVNKVDLSGQKISVTYDEERASSELDFYSTWFDGANSAQRIFHYNAIYLTILVPNAKEYEFRVQDESFRITRDEMVATLTSKFGEFPSEEQLMEETFAEEYVKKHEEELEKMANHYEDYFN, encoded by the coding sequence ATGTACTTTAAACAGACGAAATGGTTGTCGATCATACTCGTTATGCTGTTAGTGACTGGATGCTCCAGTGGAAATGCGTCGTCGGATGAACAGAGTGTGAAAACGATTGGTGGAATCGATCAGGTTGAATTGCTGAAATTTAGCGGGACATATGTTGGGGACAATTCAGCTGTTCTAGCCATTCTAGCTCAACTTCCGGGAAGCGGAACAGTTAATAAAGTTGATTTATCGGGTCAGAAGATAAGTGTTACGTATGACGAGGAGCGAGCAAGTTCTGAATTAGACTTCTATTCTACCTGGTTTGATGGAGCGAACAGCGCTCAGAGGATTTTCCATTATAACGCGATTTACTTAACGATCTTAGTGCCGAACGCCAAAGAATATGAATTTCGAGTGCAAGATGAGAGCTTCCGTATAACGAGAGATGAAATGGTAGCCACATTAACGAGCAAATTTGGTGAATTTCCAAGCGAGGAGCAGCTTATGGAGGAAACATTCGCCGAGGAATATGTGAAAAAGCATGAAGAAGAATTAGAGAAAATGGCAAATCACTATGAGGACTATTTTAATTGA
- the dacB gene encoding D-alanyl-D-alanine carboxypeptidase/D-alanyl-D-alanine endopeptidase gives MKQTLKSCLIISLLFLLIFPPLTSHQDASADKTNSTLSTQLNEILSNKLLDGAIAGISVRAASTGELIYENYGETRLTPASNMKLFTAGAALETLGPDYRFSTELLTDGELKKNNLKGNIYLKGKGDPTLLKEDFDELAHSLKEKGVHKIQGDLIGDNSWYDEEALSQDMVWSDEDNYYGAKVSALTASPNEDYDAGTIIIEVYPGKQPGDQADVQLSPSSDVLTVENRAITVKADKDAELTISREHGSNTILVEGEISEDASRKREWIAVWDPPQYALSLMNQSLKEAGIKFKGGIQQSKTPEDATLLIEKKSMALSELLIPFMKLSNNGHAEILVKEMGKVKKDEGSWEAGLEVVTDFLQKQGLHTDDMRLRDGSGISHVTLVKPNQLSKFLFNIQNESWFDTFYRSLPIAGDSDRSEGGTLRYRMRDTAAEQIVHAKTGSLTGVSSLSGYVEQGNGLVFSILLNQFVEEDDIKDIEDEIAIVLAEYSTEGEE, from the coding sequence TTGAAACAAACACTGAAAAGTTGCTTAATCATATCGCTGCTATTCCTCCTTATCTTCCCCCCTCTCACTTCTCATCAAGATGCAAGTGCAGACAAAACAAACAGTACTCTCTCAACACAGTTAAATGAGATCCTATCAAATAAACTTCTAGATGGCGCAATCGCAGGGATAAGCGTCCGAGCGGCTAGTACAGGTGAGTTAATCTATGAGAACTATGGCGAAACCCGGCTCACTCCTGCCTCTAATATGAAATTATTCACCGCCGGAGCTGCACTTGAAACACTTGGTCCAGACTACCGGTTTAGCACTGAACTGCTCACTGATGGAGAACTCAAAAAAAATAACCTTAAAGGAAACATTTATCTAAAAGGAAAAGGAGACCCTACCCTTCTTAAAGAAGACTTTGATGAACTTGCACACTCTTTAAAAGAAAAAGGTGTACATAAGATACAGGGCGATCTCATTGGCGATAACAGCTGGTATGACGAAGAAGCTCTCTCACAGGACATGGTGTGGTCGGATGAAGACAACTATTATGGAGCCAAAGTTTCAGCGTTAACAGCTTCACCAAACGAAGATTACGACGCGGGTACGATCATTATTGAAGTTTATCCAGGAAAACAACCTGGCGATCAAGCCGATGTTCAACTTTCACCTTCTTCAGATGTCCTAACAGTTGAAAACCGTGCCATAACAGTCAAAGCGGACAAGGATGCCGAATTAACTATTTCACGAGAACATGGATCGAATACAATTTTAGTAGAAGGTGAAATTTCTGAAGATGCCTCACGTAAGCGTGAATGGATTGCGGTATGGGATCCCCCGCAATATGCGCTGAGCTTAATGAACCAATCACTAAAAGAAGCTGGAATTAAATTCAAGGGTGGCATCCAACAAAGCAAAACACCTGAAGATGCGACTCTTCTCATTGAAAAGAAATCCATGGCATTATCGGAGCTTCTTATTCCATTTATGAAGCTAAGTAATAATGGTCATGCTGAAATATTAGTGAAAGAGATGGGGAAAGTGAAGAAAGATGAAGGCAGTTGGGAAGCTGGATTGGAAGTAGTGACAGACTTTCTTCAAAAGCAAGGCCTTCACACCGACGATATGCGTCTGCGAGACGGTTCAGGTATCTCTCACGTTACATTAGTTAAACCAAATCAACTTTCCAAATTTCTATTCAACATCCAAAACGAAAGCTGGTTTGACACCTTTTATCGTTCTCTTCCAATTGCAGGCGATTCAGACCGATCTGAGGGCGGTACGCTACGATATCGCATGAGAGACACAGCTGCAGAACAAATCGTCCATGCCAAAACCGGATCATTAACCGGCGTCTCTTCCCTTTCAGGATATGTGGAACAAGGCAACGGTCTCGTCTTTTCCATTTTACTGAATCAATTTGTTGAAGAAGATGACATCAAGGACATCGAAGACGAAATCGCTATAGTGCTGGCAGAGTACTCTACAGAAGGAGAAGAATAA
- a CDS encoding GNAT family N-acetyltransferase — translation MKINMTRCTLEDSRKLQEIGYETFKETFEDQNSTENMKAYLEVAFNIKQVENELSNPSTHFFFVSFNDEVAGYLKVNTGDAQSEEMDDDSLEIERIYIINKFQKLGLGKYLFNKAMDIALKQNKKKIWLGVWEKNENAISFYKKLGFVQMGAHSFYMGDEEQTDLIMVKKTPIIK, via the coding sequence ATGAAAATAAATATGACAAGATGTACATTGGAAGATTCACGAAAACTTCAAGAAATTGGTTATGAAACATTTAAGGAGACGTTTGAGGATCAGAATTCTACAGAAAATATGAAGGCTTATTTGGAAGTGGCTTTTAACATAAAGCAAGTAGAAAATGAGTTATCCAACCCTTCAACGCATTTCTTTTTTGTTTCTTTTAATGATGAGGTCGCTGGATATTTAAAGGTTAATACGGGGGATGCCCAGTCTGAAGAAATGGATGATGATTCCCTGGAGATCGAACGGATTTATATTATTAATAAATTTCAAAAGCTTGGCCTTGGTAAATACTTGTTCAATAAAGCTATGGATATTGCTTTGAAACAGAATAAAAAGAAAATCTGGCTGGGCGTGTGGGAAAAAAATGAAAATGCCATTTCTTTCTATAAGAAATTGGGTTTTGTTCAAATGGGAGCGCACTCTTTTTATATGGGGGACGAAGAACAAACGGACTTAATAATGGTTAAAAAAACGCCAATAATTAAGTAA
- a CDS encoding YczE/YyaS/YitT family protein, which produces MKFFFYVLGILLLTLGISFTIQSDLGTSPFDALLVGLSIHLGFTVGTWEIIIALILIGCNSLLKRQKPEVLGLLTAFITGVSIDMWLFLLEILHTPELWFSKAAYFGIGLVVIGLGTAIYLHTNFAPIPVDRLTLIIQELTRTNIFFSRSFIYLIFLIMAMIFKGPIGVGTLLIVCLSGLILNYFMSFTKKVLEQAS; this is translated from the coding sequence GTGAAATTTTTCTTTTATGTATTAGGAATCTTGCTTTTAACCCTCGGCATTTCTTTCACAATACAATCTGACCTTGGGACTTCCCCCTTTGACGCACTTTTGGTAGGACTGTCTATCCATTTGGGTTTTACGGTAGGTACTTGGGAAATAATCATTGCTTTGATATTAATAGGGTGTAATTCACTTTTAAAAAGACAAAAACCAGAAGTTTTGGGATTGTTAACAGCATTTATAACGGGGGTGAGTATCGATATGTGGCTCTTTTTATTAGAAATTTTGCACACACCTGAACTATGGTTCAGCAAAGCTGCTTACTTTGGAATCGGCTTAGTTGTTATTGGATTAGGTACTGCAATCTATCTACACACAAATTTTGCACCGATCCCGGTAGACCGGTTAACTTTAATCATACAAGAATTAACCAGAACAAATATATTCTTTTCCAGATCATTCATTTACCTAATATTTTTAATAATGGCCATGATTTTTAAAGGACCAATTGGCGTAGGAACTTTATTAATCGTCTGCTTAAGTGGTCTAATACTAAACTACTTTATGTCATTTACTAAAAAGGTACTGGAGCAAGCGTCTTAA
- a CDS encoding VOC family protein yields MATDLWMNLPVQNVEKSKAFFTQIGFAAKTIGDGVQVAIGAQGTKVMLFPSSKFETFTHHRVADSMKATEVLFSIGAEDREEVDAMIKNVEKAGGAIYAKPGLTDGWLYGAGFIDLDGHRWNVLYMDMEKMP; encoded by the coding sequence ATGGCGACTGATTTGTGGATGAACCTTCCTGTGCAAAATGTAGAAAAGTCGAAAGCTTTTTTTACACAGATCGGATTTGCGGCTAAGACCATAGGAGACGGCGTTCAAGTAGCGATCGGTGCTCAAGGGACGAAGGTTATGCTGTTTCCTTCTTCAAAGTTTGAAACGTTTACCCATCACAGAGTAGCGGATTCTATGAAAGCGACGGAAGTGCTTTTCTCAATCGGGGCGGAAGATCGAGAAGAAGTAGATGCAATGATAAAGAATGTGGAAAAGGCAGGGGGAGCCATCTATGCCAAACCCGGCTTAACAGATGGATGGCTCTATGGAGCGGGGTTTATTGATTTAGATGGTCATCGATGGAATGTGTTGTATATGGACATGGAGAAAATGCCGTAA
- a CDS encoding MarR family winged helix-turn-helix transcriptional regulator, whose translation MKEILREIGMIARALDSISNIEFKEYDLTRGQYLYLVRICESPGIIQEKVAELIKVDRTTAARSIKKLEMNGFIVKKEDEHNKKIKKLFPTEKGKRVFPFIKRENDHSNAVALEGLSEEEIENFFDLLKKVRRNIEKDWELVKKGNKRSYRL comes from the coding sequence ATGAAGGAAATACTACGTGAAATTGGAATGATAGCGAGGGCGTTAGATTCAATAAGTAATATAGAATTCAAAGAATATGACCTAACGAGAGGGCAGTATTTATATCTTGTGCGAATCTGTGAAAGTCCGGGAATCATTCAAGAGAAGGTAGCTGAGCTGATAAAAGTAGATCGTACCACAGCAGCTCGTTCTATTAAGAAACTTGAAATGAATGGCTTTATCGTGAAGAAAGAAGACGAACATAACAAAAAAATAAAAAAACTCTTTCCAACAGAGAAAGGGAAAAGGGTTTTTCCTTTTATAAAAAGAGAAAATGATCATTCCAATGCAGTTGCTTTAGAAGGTTTATCCGAAGAAGAAATAGAAAACTTTTTTGATCTTCTTAAAAAAGTAAGAAGAAATATAGAAAAAGATTGGGAATTAGTAAAAAAAGGAAACAAGAGAAGTTATAGATTGTAG
- a CDS encoding TIGR04104 family putative zinc finger protein, with protein sequence MPTCQTCGYTWNWKEAMRLIYRAKASCPNCDANQYLSAKSRKRSSYTSMLVVIPLAITSIYRLSIWFYLSFSFALLVLILLLSPLYYQLSNEEEPLW encoded by the coding sequence ATGCCAACTTGTCAGACTTGTGGTTATACATGGAATTGGAAGGAAGCAATGAGATTAATCTATCGCGCAAAGGCCAGCTGTCCAAACTGTGACGCAAACCAATATCTATCTGCAAAATCGAGAAAACGATCGAGTTATACATCAATGCTAGTCGTTATTCCTCTTGCGATTACTTCAATTTATAGGCTTTCTATATGGTTCTATTTGAGTTTTTCATTTGCTCTACTAGTACTCATTCTTCTTCTTTCTCCTTTGTATTACCAGTTAAGTAACGAAGAAGAACCACTTTGGTGA
- a CDS encoding FMN-binding negative transcriptional regulator → MYIPKHFKVTDFVEIIDFIQRNSFGTIVTTDEGKPIATHLPLELHKQGDDDYYLTGHFAYANPQWKTFGDDPVLVMYQGPHAYISSSWYKSENVPTWNYQAVHVYGTASLMSEQELQEDLKSLLQKYEQHRENGALWENFSPKTKNQTKGIVGFKVKVQEVQAAYKLSQNRSEEDYDNIIDKLNMEKDLNSQQLAEVMNDRKTK, encoded by the coding sequence ATGTATATCCCAAAGCATTTTAAAGTGACAGACTTCGTTGAAATCATAGACTTTATTCAGAGGAACTCTTTTGGAACGATCGTAACGACAGACGAAGGAAAACCTATAGCTACTCACTTACCTTTGGAGTTGCATAAACAAGGGGATGATGACTACTATCTCACAGGACATTTCGCTTATGCGAATCCACAATGGAAAACTTTCGGGGATGATCCTGTGCTTGTTATGTATCAAGGCCCACATGCTTATATTTCATCCTCGTGGTACAAGTCTGAAAATGTGCCCACATGGAATTATCAAGCTGTCCATGTATATGGAACGGCTAGTCTGATGAGTGAACAAGAATTGCAGGAAGACCTGAAGTCTCTATTGCAAAAGTATGAACAACACCGTGAAAATGGAGCGTTATGGGAGAACTTCTCTCCAAAAACCAAAAACCAAACTAAAGGTATTGTTGGATTTAAAGTAAAAGTCCAAGAAGTTCAAGCCGCCTATAAATTGAGTCAAAATCGAAGTGAAGAAGATTATGACAATATTATTGATAAACTAAATATGGAGAAAGACTTAAACTCTCAACAATTAGCTGAAGTGATGAACGATAGAAAAACGAAGTGA
- the guaC gene encoding GMP reductase, translating into MENVFDYEDIQLIPAKCVVNSRSECDTSVKLGKHTFKLPVVPANMQTIIDETIAVTLAEKGYFYVMHRFEPEKRISFIRDMNARELITSISVGVKEEEYTFIEQLKEQGLAPDYITIDIAHGHSNAVIEMIGHIKKHLPESFVIAGNVGTPEAVRELEHAGADATKVGIGPGKVCITKIKTGFGTGGWQLAALRWCAKAASKPIIADGGIRTHGDIAKSVRFGASMVMIGSLFAGHEESPGETFERDGKLYKEYFGSASEFQKGEKKNVEGKKMFVEHKGDLQDTLTEMEQDLQSAISYSGGDKLESIRTVDYVVVKNSIFNGDKVY; encoded by the coding sequence ATGGAAAACGTATTCGATTATGAAGATATTCAACTAATTCCCGCTAAGTGTGTTGTAAACAGTCGATCAGAATGTGATACTTCCGTTAAGCTTGGCAAGCATACATTTAAATTGCCAGTCGTACCTGCAAACATGCAGACGATTATTGATGAAACAATTGCCGTTACTCTGGCTGAAAAAGGATATTTCTATGTGATGCACCGTTTTGAACCGGAAAAGCGTATCTCTTTTATTCGAGACATGAACGCTCGTGAGCTCATCACATCTATTAGCGTCGGCGTCAAAGAGGAAGAATACACGTTTATTGAACAGCTTAAAGAGCAAGGCCTAGCACCTGACTATATTACGATCGATATTGCCCACGGGCATTCAAATGCGGTCATTGAAATGATCGGTCATATTAAGAAACATCTGCCAGAAAGCTTTGTGATTGCTGGTAATGTTGGCACGCCTGAAGCTGTCAGAGAGCTAGAGCACGCAGGCGCTGACGCTACGAAAGTCGGCATCGGACCTGGTAAGGTGTGCATTACGAAGATTAAAACCGGCTTTGGTACTGGTGGCTGGCAGCTCGCCGCTCTACGCTGGTGTGCCAAGGCAGCGAGTAAACCTATTATTGCAGATGGCGGTATTCGGACGCATGGCGATATCGCTAAATCCGTTCGTTTTGGCGCTTCGATGGTGATGATCGGTTCTCTCTTTGCAGGACACGAAGAATCACCTGGTGAAACGTTCGAACGAGATGGTAAGCTGTACAAAGAATACTTCGGTTCTGCCTCTGAATTCCAAAAAGGTGAGAAGAAAAACGTTGAAGGTAAGAAAATGTTCGTTGAGCATAAAGGAGATCTTCAAGACACGCTAACAGAGATGGAGCAGGATCTTCAATCGGCCATTTCTTATTCAGGCGGAGACAAGCTTGAATCGATTCGTACGGTAGATTATGTTGTAGTGAAGAACTCCATTTTTAATGGGGATAAAGTATATTAA